Proteins from a genomic interval of Puniceicoccaceae bacterium:
- a CDS encoding RNA polymerase sigma factor has translation MEDGDSDEVLLRRMASGDVAALSSLMKRHKNAVFRFAYRYLHHESDAAEVTEQTFLRVYQNAVRFTPRAAVKTWMFSITRNLAMDSLRRNRKHRVWVPLHSGDSKQEDTAALIDVIESQLPQPSESTENREMLGLFHQKVTTLPEKLRFPFVFCVLEGHSHDECAEVLRTSRKTIETRIYRARMHLKKELSSLFH, from the coding sequence ATGGAGGATGGAGATTCAGATGAAGTGCTGCTCCGACGAATGGCATCGGGCGATGTTGCGGCATTGTCCAGCTTGATGAAGCGCCACAAAAATGCGGTGTTCCGATTTGCTTACCGCTATCTGCACCACGAGTCGGATGCTGCGGAAGTTACCGAGCAGACCTTCTTGCGTGTCTATCAGAACGCGGTACGTTTTACTCCACGGGCAGCGGTGAAGACCTGGATGTTTTCCATCACGCGCAACCTTGCTATGGACTCCCTGCGTCGCAATCGAAAACACCGCGTATGGGTGCCGCTGCACTCCGGTGATTCGAAGCAGGAGGATACGGCAGCGCTCATCGATGTCATCGAATCGCAGTTGCCGCAACCCTCGGAGTCGACAGAGAACCGTGAGATGCTGGGGTTGTTCCATCAAAAGGTGACCACCCTTCCGGAAAAATTGCGCTTTCCCTTTGTCTTTTGTGTTCTGGAGGGGCATTCGCATGATGAATGTGCTGAGGTGTTGAGGACAAGCCGCAAGACCATCGAGACCCGCATCTATCGCGCCCGAATGCACTTGAAAAAGGAACTATCGTCTTTGTTCCATTGA
- a CDS encoding periplasmic heavy metal sensor, whose protein sequence is MSNSRPFPPQLLMVIGLMVLSAVISIFTTKVLLKERNWDRHDEADGHQWLQETLELTPEQATRVNALEPTYREQRAQLQRDFQNRIEQLRQHLVQSESFTDDTRQAIHELHVVHGALQELSIRHYYDMLQVLPADKQEKLRDIASEALSTPQ, encoded by the coding sequence ATGAGTAATTCCCGCCCTTTCCCCCCGCAGTTGCTCATGGTCATTGGGTTGATGGTGCTCAGTGCGGTCATTTCGATTTTCACGACCAAGGTATTGTTGAAAGAGCGCAATTGGGATCGGCATGATGAGGCAGATGGGCACCAGTGGTTGCAGGAAACACTCGAATTGACTCCAGAGCAGGCGACAAGGGTCAATGCACTCGAACCGACTTACCGGGAGCAAAGGGCGCAGTTGCAGCGGGATTTTCAGAATCGCATCGAGCAGTTGCGCCAACACCTTGTGCAATCGGAGAGTTTCACGGATGACACACGCCAGGCGATCCATGAGTTGCATGTGGTGCATGGGGCGTTGCAGGAGCTGTCGATTCGCCATTATTACGATATGCTTCAGGTGTTGCCTGCGGACAAACAGGAAAAACTGAGAGACATCGCGAGCGAGGCATTGAGCACGCCTCAATGA
- a CDS encoding glycoside hydrolase family 2 TIM barrel-domain containing protein codes for MKHLLTLTLCLIFPLPTLQAKPSSSPETEILMLSGTGSDDTVEWDFWVSGGRNAQQWSRIPVPSNWEMQGFGSYHYWRDWGEDATDDSEAVYRHAFTVPDSFHGRQIQLVFGAVMTDATVFLNGEQVGPTHQGGFYEFSYDVTPFLNIGGRNELRVEVQKFSSNVSVNEAEREADYWLFGGIYRPVWLESRPSAHIDHVAVDARHDGSIAVQVELQGVTSESVVNATIQELGGNVLGNLSAVDVAPGQTALHLSGTIPDVKSWTAETPHRYELVLELQQGNALVHRVRERIGFRTVEVKPGVGIFVNGQRIVLKGVNRHSFWPDSGRATHAALSIADVKLMKEMNLNAVRMSHYPPDSHFLDACDELGLYVIDELGGWQKAYDTEVGKQLVRETVRRDVNHPSIILWANGNEGGWNTELDAEFAKHDPQQRVVIHPWSLFNGINTSHYEDYNSGVEWFFNGQDLILPTEFLHGLYDGGHGAGLNDWWQRMLAHPLGAGGFLWAFADEGIVREDLGGAIDVAGNRAPDGIVGPYREREASFFTIKEIWSPVYVRQSELDTLTEHFDGWLDVENRYDFTDLNTVSFRWELQRLSGNSIAELQMETIAQGQVKSPSVAPWHKGRLFLDMPDHWYRSADVLSLSAHDANGHEIYTWTWSITLPSEVVTRMMPERQFAYTQVSEHAEVIVMENRGVEVQIDRESGRLVQFSRNGVNSPLTNGVQPIGFPVGNLTAESVPGGVRFASDNAILRQLQWTLDDAGYLALHYDFRLHNQEFYDAIGVSFDYDESEVTGIQWLGKGPYRVWKNRRKGVEFGLWDKAYNDTITGLSWDYPEFKGFHDDVALARLSDARIDLEILIPTPAVNLRLFTPAEAAEPAHTTVTFPPGDLSFLHAFPPIGTKFKPATRHGPEGQPSWSHRGGQHFRATIYFRLLSPDRKEGR; via the coding sequence CGCGCATCCCGGTGCCCTCCAACTGGGAAATGCAGGGCTTTGGTTCCTATCACTACTGGCGGGACTGGGGAGAGGATGCCACCGATGACAGCGAGGCGGTTTACCGCCATGCATTCACGGTTCCGGACTCCTTCCATGGGCGCCAGATCCAACTCGTGTTTGGTGCGGTGATGACCGATGCGACCGTCTTTCTCAATGGGGAGCAGGTCGGTCCGACCCATCAGGGTGGGTTTTATGAGTTTTCCTACGATGTGACACCATTCCTGAACATCGGAGGGCGCAATGAACTGCGTGTCGAGGTGCAGAAATTCTCCTCCAATGTCTCCGTCAACGAAGCCGAGCGCGAGGCGGACTACTGGCTCTTTGGCGGCATCTACCGACCCGTCTGGCTCGAGAGTCGACCCTCCGCTCACATCGATCACGTTGCGGTGGATGCACGGCACGACGGTTCGATTGCGGTGCAGGTGGAACTGCAGGGTGTCACATCGGAGAGCGTGGTGAACGCAACGATACAGGAGCTTGGTGGCAACGTTTTGGGTAACCTTTCTGCCGTTGACGTGGCCCCAGGTCAGACTGCATTGCACCTGAGCGGCACGATTCCTGACGTGAAATCCTGGACCGCCGAAACCCCGCATCGCTACGAACTGGTGCTGGAACTCCAGCAGGGAAATGCGCTGGTGCACCGGGTGCGTGAGCGCATCGGCTTTCGCACGGTTGAGGTGAAACCGGGGGTAGGCATTTTTGTCAACGGCCAGCGCATCGTGCTCAAGGGCGTGAACCGGCACAGTTTCTGGCCAGATTCGGGAAGAGCCACCCATGCCGCACTCAGCATCGCGGACGTGAAGCTGATGAAGGAAATGAACCTCAACGCGGTGCGCATGAGTCACTATCCACCCGACTCCCACTTCCTTGATGCCTGTGACGAACTGGGACTCTATGTGATCGACGAACTTGGAGGCTGGCAAAAGGCCTACGATACCGAAGTCGGGAAACAACTCGTGCGCGAAACCGTGCGGCGCGATGTCAATCACCCGAGCATCATTCTCTGGGCCAACGGAAACGAAGGCGGCTGGAATACGGAGCTGGATGCAGAGTTCGCAAAGCACGACCCGCAGCAGCGCGTGGTCATTCACCCCTGGTCACTGTTCAACGGCATCAACACCAGCCACTATGAGGATTACAATTCGGGAGTGGAATGGTTCTTCAACGGACAGGACCTCATCCTCCCGACCGAATTTTTGCACGGACTCTACGACGGTGGTCACGGCGCGGGACTGAATGATTGGTGGCAACGCATGCTTGCCCATCCGCTGGGGGCGGGAGGATTTCTCTGGGCTTTTGCAGACGAAGGCATCGTGCGGGAGGATCTGGGTGGAGCCATTGATGTGGCGGGCAACCGCGCTCCGGATGGCATCGTGGGTCCCTATCGCGAACGCGAGGCAAGCTTTTTCACAATCAAGGAAATCTGGTCACCGGTTTATGTGCGGCAAAGCGAACTCGACACACTTACGGAGCATTTTGACGGTTGGCTGGATGTGGAGAATCGCTATGATTTCACCGATCTCAACACGGTGTCCTTTCGGTGGGAACTGCAGCGCCTGAGTGGGAATTCCATTGCCGAATTGCAGATGGAAACCATCGCACAGGGGCAAGTCAAATCCCCATCGGTGGCCCCCTGGCACAAGGGTCGCCTGTTCCTCGATATGCCAGACCACTGGTACCGCAGTGCCGATGTGCTTTCGCTCAGCGCGCACGACGCCAATGGGCACGAAATCTACACCTGGACGTGGTCCATCACTTTGCCATCGGAGGTAGTCACCCGGATGATGCCGGAACGTCAGTTTGCATACACTCAAGTGAGCGAGCATGCGGAGGTCATTGTAATGGAAAATCGCGGAGTTGAGGTGCAGATCGACCGGGAATCGGGTCGACTGGTGCAATTCAGCCGAAATGGGGTAAACAGTCCGCTCACCAACGGCGTTCAACCCATTGGATTTCCGGTTGGCAACCTGACGGCAGAGTCCGTTCCGGGTGGGGTGCGTTTTGCATCAGACAACGCTATCCTGCGCCAGTTGCAGTGGACACTCGATGATGCCGGATATCTTGCGTTGCACTACGACTTCCGGCTCCACAATCAGGAGTTCTACGATGCGATTGGTGTGAGCTTTGACTATGACGAGAGCGAAGTAACGGGAATCCAGTGGCTGGGCAAGGGTCCCTATCGTGTCTGGAAAAACCGGCGCAAAGGCGTGGAGTTCGGGTTGTGGGACAAGGCTTACAACGACACGATCACTGGACTCTCCTGGGACTACCCCGAATTCAAGGGCTTTCACGATGATGTGGCACTGGCCCGGCTCAGCGATGCGCGCATCGACCTGGAGATCCTGATCCCAACACCCGCTGTCAATCTGCGCCTGTTCACGCCAGCAGAGGCCGCCGAACCCGCCCACACCACCGTCACCTTCCCTCCGGGCGATCTCTCCTTTCTACACGCCTTTCCCCCGATTGGCACCAAGTTCAAGCCCGCAACTCGCCATGGACCCGAGGGTCAACCCAGCTGGTCCCATCGCGGAGGACAGCACTTTCGCGCTACGATCTACTTTCGCCTGCTGTCGCCAGACCGCAAAGAGGGACGCTGA